A window of Cohnella herbarum contains these coding sequences:
- a CDS encoding response regulator translates to MYRLLIVDDEPIIVEGLSELFQQTELPLEVYQAYDGKEALAIARKLRMDILLTDIEMPEMNGIELQREIAKLWTRCKTVFLTGYNEFDYIQSSIRAGAVDYVLKTEGDDPILAAVVKAIHSISEQVTYEKLITNARMQLRLAIPTLRKEYLTGLLQGESSSSRKREAHFAELEIPLDASRPVVVAVGRIDRWRDDSIDNDKPLFTYSINNIFEELFSQSFSLVHLNVEFNRLVWLMQPKEGIFYSPLGEVDDDEAGNLHAYILGTIESVQTACAQYLKLACSFVVSGEPSEWEFLSAKYDGLIRLFGRGLGLGSQMLLSDERMASGSYEQSRGNMKRVRLLDHYLMHKDKEKFNGLFDEIMDAIGDPPSIQAGLPLEIYYELTAIFISHMNRLEAFATLSESIDCSKLFAIYEHASWREVAAYFRSLADRLFSLMAEGNEQETSEVVDLIHRYVEANLEGDLSLNRLSDHVYLTPFYLSRLYKQKTGQSISDHITRIRIEKAKQLLSETPLKIHEVGMRIGYDSASYFTRFFKKATRFTPQQFRDSLK, encoded by the coding sequence ATGTACCGACTGCTTATTGTCGATGATGAACCGATCATAGTCGAAGGGTTAAGCGAGCTTTTTCAACAGACGGAATTGCCGCTTGAAGTGTATCAGGCATACGACGGCAAGGAAGCGCTGGCCATTGCTCGCAAGCTGAGAATGGACATCTTGCTTACGGATATCGAGATGCCGGAGATGAACGGGATAGAGCTGCAACGGGAGATCGCTAAGCTATGGACGAGATGCAAGACCGTATTCTTAACGGGGTATAACGAATTCGATTATATTCAATCGTCGATACGCGCAGGGGCAGTCGATTACGTGCTGAAAACCGAAGGGGACGATCCGATATTAGCGGCAGTCGTCAAGGCTATCCATTCGATTTCGGAACAAGTGACCTATGAGAAACTTATCACCAATGCGCGCATGCAATTGCGGTTGGCGATCCCGACGTTGCGCAAGGAATATTTGACCGGATTGTTGCAAGGGGAATCGTCGTCAAGCCGGAAGCGGGAAGCTCATTTCGCCGAGCTTGAAATTCCTCTCGATGCGAGCCGGCCGGTCGTCGTGGCCGTCGGAAGAATAGACAGATGGCGAGATGATTCCATCGATAACGATAAGCCTCTGTTCACCTATTCGATCAACAACATTTTCGAGGAGTTGTTCTCCCAGAGCTTCTCCCTCGTCCATCTCAACGTCGAGTTTAATCGGCTAGTTTGGCTCATGCAGCCTAAGGAAGGGATATTTTACAGCCCGCTTGGCGAGGTCGACGATGATGAAGCGGGCAATCTCCATGCTTACATTCTGGGAACGATCGAATCCGTTCAAACGGCCTGCGCCCAGTATCTGAAGCTGGCTTGTTCGTTCGTCGTCTCCGGCGAACCGTCCGAATGGGAGTTTCTTTCCGCGAAATACGACGGATTGATCCGATTGTTCGGACGCGGTCTCGGTCTCGGCAGCCAGATGTTGCTTTCCGATGAGCGCATGGCATCCGGCAGCTACGAGCAGTCGCGCGGCAATATGAAGCGGGTTCGCTTATTGGATCATTATTTGATGCACAAGGACAAAGAGAAATTTAATGGATTGTTCGACGAAATCATGGATGCGATCGGGGATCCGCCTTCCATTCAAGCCGGGTTGCCTCTTGAAATCTACTATGAATTGACCGCTATTTTCATCTCGCATATGAATCGGCTTGAAGCGTTCGCGACTTTGTCCGAATCGATCGATTGTTCTAAGTTATTCGCCATATACGAACATGCTTCTTGGCGCGAAGTCGCCGCTTATTTCCGTAGTTTGGCGGACCGATTGTTCTCGCTGATGGCGGAGGGGAACGAACAGGAAACGAGCGAAGTCGTCGATCTTATTCATCGGTACGTGGAAGCGAATCTGGAGGGAGACTTGTCGCTTAATCGCTTATCCGACCATGTTTATTTAACCCCCTTCTACCTCTCTCGTTTGTACAAACAGAAAACGGGACAAAGCATTAGCGATCATATTACGAGGATCAGGATCGAGAAGGCGAAGCAACTGTTAAGCGAAACTCCGCTTAAGATCCATGAAGTCGGCATGCGTATCGGATACGATTCGGCGTCCTATTTTACCCGATTTTTCAAGAAGGCGACAAGATTTACCCCGCAACAGTTTCGCGACTCGCTGAAGTAG
- a CDS encoding fibronectin type III domain-containing protein: MKRAISAFMIVCLSFIAVFGSMFVTNGGTAYAAETKIALTASMVVNESGLGDATLLVDEQTLAGDPANGSGGAPTTNWQAGWNASLYPAYAYVDLGQNYNLTSIYLRDTHDIANITISAGSPGNWTALFTDPLSGWMTWNAHPVNVTTRYVRVALSAANTNMTELVLYGTPATGDATAPSAISDLAATSSTSNSVALTWTAPGDDGNAGTATSYDVRYSPNTITSANWASATPVGGEPAPAVAGTSQSMTVTGLSSGTTYYFAMTASDEASNVSALSNVASRATAAAPASGKIVLTTSMVVNESGLGDATLLVDEQALAGDPAGGTGGAPTTNWQAGWNESLYPAYAYIDLGQNYELSAVYLRDTHGIANITVSSGSPGSWNALFTDPLTGWMTWNAHPVSVTTRYVRVALSASNVNMTEIVLYGTATGTGGGGDTTAPSAISNLAAPSSSSNSVTLTWTSPGDDGNVGTAASYDIRYSLSNITAGNWASATQVSGEPAPAASGTSQTMTVPGLSPSTTYFFAIKASDEASNVSAISNVVSKATTAAPSGTKIALTASMILNESTSGDATRLVDEQSLSGDPKAGAGGSPVNGWDPGSNSIYFPASAVIDLGADYNLTDVYLYDGAGGGAFYVSGGTPFSWTPLFTDNLSQQNKWSGHSVNITTRYVQVTFPGCCRQMHEIVLYGTIQGTPETPPSPNPPSLPTMDQLIGINAFIDDPKDKMLAAGFVREYHNWFWDEGDAWDFTNHTTVYPGYPNNANKFNPSYAGGGGWNFDAYYQTLKAAGQTVSPAIQGSVDWLSNGFGNKPISTGESALAPSSYAEHADHMFQFAARYGSTAVADNKLKLAAGQPRSTGLNTLKYFENWNEQDAWWSGRASYFNPYEYAAMASADYDGHQGAMGNTFGVKNADPNAKLVMGGLAKPDLEYIRALKFWADWNRGGSVPFDVINVHIYSNDSVNGSAETVGISPEASSFKEKLQQFVDYRNRYMPDKEMWITEFGFDTHPASVQRAPAIGATSQFEVQAQWLVRSYLAAAAAGVDKAAMYMLRDVDPNSTTKYDNSGLISSQNTGGVPKISWYYVYTLKNRLTGMKYSGEQASGNANVKIYKFKSATGGNGGYVIWSPTSNNTTVNNYQLSLAGSPSSATLVTMANGDTDGVPSALTISGGKVTVNVSERPIFVLVDNIE, from the coding sequence ATGAAAAGAGCAATATCGGCGTTCATGATCGTCTGTCTGAGTTTCATTGCCGTATTCGGCTCGATGTTCGTGACGAACGGCGGAACGGCTTACGCGGCGGAAACGAAGATCGCGCTGACCGCGTCGATGGTCGTGAACGAATCGGGGCTCGGCGACGCCACGTTATTGGTGGACGAGCAGACGCTCGCCGGGGATCCGGCGAACGGCAGCGGCGGCGCCCCGACGACGAACTGGCAAGCGGGCTGGAACGCGTCGTTATATCCGGCTTACGCTTACGTCGATCTCGGACAGAATTACAACCTCACGAGCATCTATTTGCGCGACACCCACGATATCGCGAATATTACGATTTCCGCGGGAAGTCCCGGCAACTGGACGGCGCTGTTCACCGACCCGCTCTCCGGGTGGATGACGTGGAACGCGCATCCGGTGAACGTGACCACGCGGTACGTACGGGTCGCCTTATCCGCGGCGAACACCAACATGACCGAGCTTGTCCTTTACGGTACTCCGGCGACCGGCGATGCGACCGCTCCGTCCGCGATATCCGACTTGGCGGCGACTTCGTCGACGTCTAACTCGGTCGCGCTGACGTGGACGGCTCCCGGCGATGACGGCAACGCGGGAACCGCGACTTCTTACGACGTTCGCTATAGCCCGAACACCATTACGTCCGCCAACTGGGCAAGCGCGACGCCGGTCGGCGGCGAGCCGGCGCCCGCCGTCGCGGGAACGAGCCAGTCGATGACCGTGACCGGATTGTCTTCGGGCACGACATATTACTTCGCGATGACGGCGTCCGATGAAGCATCGAACGTCTCCGCGCTCTCCAACGTCGCTAGCCGGGCAACCGCCGCGGCGCCGGCAAGCGGGAAGATCGTCTTGACTACGTCCATGGTCGTGAACGAGTCGGGACTTGGCGACGCGACGCTGCTCGTGGACGAGCAGGCGCTCGCCGGCGATCCTGCTGGCGGAACCGGCGGCGCGCCGACGACGAACTGGCAAGCCGGCTGGAACGAGTCGCTCTACCCGGCTTACGCGTACATCGACCTCGGACAAAATTACGAGTTGTCCGCCGTCTATTTGCGCGATACCCACGGCATTGCGAACATTACCGTTTCCTCCGGAAGTCCCGGCAGTTGGAACGCTTTGTTCACCGATCCGCTGACCGGCTGGATGACCTGGAACGCGCATCCGGTCAGCGTGACGACTCGTTACGTACGGGTGGCTCTAAGCGCTTCGAACGTTAATATGACCGAGATCGTTCTCTACGGAACGGCGACGGGGACCGGCGGAGGAGGGGACACGACGGCGCCTTCGGCCATCTCGAACCTCGCTGCCCCGAGCTCTTCGTCCAACTCGGTGACGTTGACGTGGACCTCGCCCGGGGATGACGGCAACGTCGGAACGGCGGCTTCCTACGATATTCGTTATAGCTTGAGCAACATCACGGCAGGGAACTGGGCAAGCGCAACGCAAGTAAGCGGCGAACCGGCCCCGGCCGCGTCGGGTACGAGTCAGACGATGACGGTGCCCGGATTGTCGCCGAGCACGACGTATTTCTTCGCGATCAAAGCTTCCGACGAAGCTTCGAACGTATCGGCGATTTCCAACGTTGTCAGCAAAGCGACAACGGCAGCCCCTTCGGGCACCAAGATCGCCCTGACGGCATCGATGATCCTCAACGAGTCGACTAGCGGGGACGCGACTCGCCTCGTCGACGAACAATCGTTGTCCGGCGATCCGAAAGCGGGCGCGGGAGGTTCCCCGGTGAACGGCTGGGATCCAGGCTCTAATTCGATCTATTTTCCGGCTAGCGCCGTAATCGACCTGGGGGCCGACTATAACTTGACGGATGTTTATCTTTACGACGGAGCGGGTGGAGGAGCTTTCTATGTCTCCGGAGGAACGCCGTTCAGTTGGACTCCTCTGTTTACCGATAACCTGTCGCAGCAGAACAAATGGAGCGGTCATTCGGTGAACATCACGACGCGGTACGTGCAGGTGACTTTCCCCGGCTGCTGCCGCCAGATGCACGAGATCGTGCTGTACGGCACGATTCAAGGGACTCCGGAAACTCCGCCGTCGCCGAATCCGCCGTCGCTGCCGACGATGGATCAATTGATCGGCATCAACGCCTTTATCGACGATCCGAAGGATAAGATGCTAGCGGCCGGATTCGTCCGGGAATACCACAACTGGTTCTGGGACGAAGGAGACGCGTGGGATTTCACGAACCATACGACCGTCTATCCGGGTTATCCGAACAATGCCAACAAATTCAACCCGAGTTATGCCGGAGGCGGAGGATGGAACTTCGACGCCTATTATCAAACGCTGAAAGCTGCCGGACAAACGGTATCTCCCGCCATCCAAGGAAGCGTCGACTGGCTGTCGAACGGCTTCGGCAACAAACCGATTTCAACCGGGGAAAGCGCGCTGGCGCCGTCCTCTTATGCCGAGCACGCCGACCATATGTTTCAATTCGCGGCGCGTTACGGCAGCACGGCCGTCGCGGACAACAAGCTTAAGCTGGCCGCTGGACAGCCTAGGAGCACCGGTCTCAATACGCTGAAATATTTCGAGAACTGGAACGAGCAGGATGCATGGTGGAGCGGCCGAGCTTCTTATTTCAACCCTTACGAATACGCCGCTATGGCAAGCGCGGATTATGACGGTCATCAGGGCGCGATGGGGAACACGTTCGGAGTGAAGAACGCGGATCCGAACGCCAAGCTCGTCATGGGCGGTCTAGCCAAACCCGATCTGGAATATATCCGCGCGCTCAAGTTCTGGGCGGATTGGAATCGCGGCGGCAGCGTGCCGTTCGACGTTATTAACGTTCACATCTACAGCAACGACAGCGTGAACGGGTCGGCGGAAACGGTCGGAATCAGTCCCGAAGCGAGCTCATTCAAGGAAAAGTTGCAGCAATTCGTAGATTACCGTAACCGGTATATGCCGGACAAAGAAATGTGGATTACGGAGTTCGGTTTCGATACGCATCCGGCTTCCGTGCAAAGGGCTCCCGCGATCGGCGCGACTTCGCAGTTCGAAGTACAGGCGCAATGGTTGGTTCGTTCCTACCTGGCCGCCGCGGCCGCAGGCGTCGATAAAGCGGCGATGTACATGCTGCGCGACGTCGATCCGAACAGTACGACGAAATACGATAACAGCGGCTTGATCAGCAGCCAGAATACCGGAGGCGTTCCGAAGATTTCGTGGTATTACGTCTATACGCTGAAAAACCGGTTGACGGGCATGAAGTATTCGGGCGAGCAAGCATCGGGCAATGCCAACGTCAAAATTTACAAGTTCAAGAGCGCGACCGGCGGAAACGGAGGATACGTCATATGGAGCCCGACGAGCAACAACACGACCGTTAACAACTATCAATTGTCCTTGGCGGGATCTCCGTCCTCGGCTACGTTGGTCACGATGGCTAACGGGGATACGGACGGCGTTCCGTCCGCATTGACTATCTCCGGAGGCAAGGTCACCGTTAACGTCAGCGAAAGACCGATTTTCGTCCTTGTCGATAACATCGAGTAA
- a CDS encoding sensor histidine kinase — MSIRRPRQWRLTIFPKLIIAFLLVIAPIYVIGLQMNRLGESSVREELSKSLKSKVDFYLNSLEVENERMMSLLQRYVVDKDVQHLAFISNTMTIGEWSEAVLRIQDKLEVIKGSSLYVKSASAHILTLKRTLSTEKSISDTLDEEYEAVASVYERKGPGIFYWKDRLFLAVAYPGSDLPGMQETFVLSIELNLETLEQSLLTITDYDNSGAMLINSERNWSLKGNGNAEMVTELAHFLDERTELETREGISQVSLDGSLHLVAFKHSPTFGYDLVAYVPPEQMLGSIEKYRNLLWMLSFISLAIVVAYSYWLYRLIRKPLYKMISGFRKVEAGLMEPMVLPKSNDEFMYLFQRFNMMMDKLKVLIHEVYEQKIRAQSSELKQLQSQINPHFLYNTYFILYRLAKMNDNDSVVRFSQHLGEYFQYITRNASDDVPLEAEIRHSRTYVEIQNIRFAKSRIEVDFGELPEGCKDMKVPRLIVQPFIENAYQYGLESRRKDGRIIVAMVLSNDNLFISVEDNGEKLKDADLLKLEGDLAEKGKDMEFTGVLNVHRRLQIRFGAEYGVSVKRGEMGGMRVTLKLPFESSGKGNNNEI, encoded by the coding sequence ATGAGCATACGCAGGCCGAGACAATGGAGATTGACGATATTTCCGAAGCTGATCATCGCTTTCTTATTGGTCATCGCGCCGATCTACGTGATCGGACTTCAGATGAACAGGTTAGGCGAGTCCAGCGTCCGCGAAGAGCTTTCCAAATCTCTCAAGTCCAAAGTCGACTTTTACTTGAATTCGTTGGAAGTCGAGAATGAACGAATGATGAGCCTGCTCCAACGATACGTCGTGGACAAGGATGTCCAGCACTTGGCGTTCATCAGCAATACGATGACGATCGGGGAGTGGTCGGAAGCGGTGTTGCGCATTCAAGACAAGCTCGAAGTCATCAAGGGCTCCAGTTTGTACGTCAAAAGCGCGAGCGCGCACATTCTGACGTTGAAGCGAACGCTGTCCACGGAGAAGTCGATCAGCGACACGTTGGACGAGGAATACGAAGCGGTCGCGTCCGTATACGAGCGCAAGGGTCCCGGTATTTTCTATTGGAAGGACCGGCTGTTTCTCGCCGTCGCGTATCCCGGTTCCGATCTCCCCGGAATGCAGGAGACGTTCGTGTTATCGATAGAGTTGAACTTGGAAACGCTCGAGCAATCGCTGCTGACTATTACCGACTACGATAATTCCGGAGCGATGCTGATCAATTCGGAACGGAATTGGTCGTTAAAAGGGAACGGAAACGCGGAAATGGTTACCGAGCTGGCACACTTTCTGGACGAACGAACCGAGTTGGAGACGCGGGAAGGCATCTCGCAGGTTTCCTTGGACGGCAGCTTGCACCTGGTAGCCTTTAAGCACTCCCCGACGTTCGGCTACGATCTCGTCGCGTACGTTCCTCCCGAGCAGATGCTCGGTTCGATAGAGAAATACCGCAACCTGCTATGGATGCTCTCCTTTATATCGTTGGCAATCGTCGTCGCCTACTCCTATTGGCTGTACAGATTGATCCGCAAGCCTCTATACAAGATGATCTCCGGATTCCGCAAGGTCGAGGCCGGTTTGATGGAGCCAATGGTTTTGCCGAAATCGAACGATGAATTCATGTACCTCTTCCAGAGATTCAATATGATGATGGACAAATTAAAAGTGCTTATTCACGAAGTCTACGAACAGAAAATCCGCGCCCAAAGCTCGGAGCTTAAGCAACTGCAATCGCAAATCAACCCTCATTTTCTGTATAACACTTACTTTATCCTTTATCGCTTAGCCAAGATGAACGACAACGATAGCGTCGTCCGGTTTAGCCAGCATCTGGGCGAATATTTTCAATATATAACCCGTAACGCATCCGATGACGTTCCCCTCGAAGCGGAGATCCGTCATTCGCGGACGTACGTGGAAATCCAAAATATCCGATTCGCCAAAAGCCGAATCGAAGTCGACTTCGGAGAGCTGCCGGAAGGCTGTAAGGATATGAAAGTGCCCAGACTGATCGTTCAACCGTTCATCGAGAACGCCTACCAATACGGTCTAGAGTCCCGGCGCAAAGACGGGCGGATCATCGTGGCGATGGTTCTTAGTAACGATAATCTGTTCATCTCCGTCGAAGACAACGGCGAGAAGCTCAAGGATGCCGACTTGCTGAAACTCGAAGGAGATCTCGCGGAGAAGGGCAAGGATATGGAATTCACCGGAGTGCTGAACGTGCATCGCAGACTGCAAATCCGGTTCGGAGCGGAGTACGGCGTAAGCGTCAAACGGGGAGAAATGGGCGGGATGAGAGTGACGCTGAAACTCCCCTTCGAATCGTCGGGAAAAGGAAACAACAACGAAATCTGA